The window GATAGTGAGTTTGAACTGAATGTGATTCAGGATAGGGACACTACTTACTTTAAGCACAAGCACTTTGAATTTCATACGGACCTGATTTATAATGAAAAAAGTGGAGTGTTGGACTTTGAACCGTCTGGTATCACAATGGAGCATGGTGATTTTGAGATTCAAGGAAGTATAGATACTAAAAACGATATGAGCGTAGACATAACTCTTAATGGGACAAAGCCCAATTTTGATATGTTTATAGCTTTTGCTCCTACAGAAATTATTCCTGTTCTAGAGCGATATGAAAATGAAGGTAATATTTACTTAAACGCAACAATTAAAGGTCCTACCACTAAAGGGCGACAGCCTTTAATAGATGCTAGATTTGGAGCATCAGAAGCTTATTTAGAAAACTTTACAGTAAACAAACGGATTGACGAGTTAGGGTTTTCAGGTTATTTTACCAATGGCGCATCTAGAAATTTTCAAACTATGGAGATTTCTCTGAATGATTTTTCAGGGAAACTAGACAGAGGAAATTTTATAGGCAGTATTGTTGTAAAAAACTTTGAAGCACCAGAGATAGATATGCAGCTCAATGCAGATTTTGACATTCCTTTCTTGGTTGGTTTTTTGAATCTTACTGATGTTAAAAATACAAGTGGAAGTGTTGCAATGGAGCTTAAATTTCATGATATTATCGATTTAGATCATCCAGAAAGAGTACTTAGTGATTTGAACCAAGCGTATTTTGCAGAGCTAAAAATTGAAAATCTAACTTTTGATTCTAACGAGTTACCTGCACCATTAAAAGATCTCGATGCACATTTAATAATGAACGGTACAGAGGCTCAGTTAGATGTATTCCATATAACTCTAGGAGATTCTGACCTTTCATTGAACGGAACAGTATCTGATCTTCCTGCAATTGTTCACCATTCTGAGAGACCTGTGAAAGTCTCACTAGGTATTACTTCTAATGTAATAGATATTACAGAGCTTACTAGCTATTCAAAAGCTGATAGTTTAGGAATAGATGAGCGTATTGAAAACCTAAAATTAGATCTTTCATTTAACGCATTAGCAAATTCGTTTACTGAATCTGTCAATTTACCAAAAGGAGAGTTTTTTATTGAGAACTTCTATGCAGACTTAAAAAATTATCCGCACACGCTTCATGACTTTAAAGCAGACATTTTAATAAACGATACAGATTTGAGTATAGTGGATTTTTCAGGTTTTATTGATACTTCTGACTTTCATATCAATGGTAATGTATATGACTATGCCTCGTTGATGCAAGAAGAAATCAACGGAGATGTAGATTTTGATATTTCTTTGCAATCCGATTTAGTCAAATTTGAAAATTTATTTGCTTATCAAGGTGAGAACTATGTGCCAGAAGATTACCGTCATGAAGAAATAAAGAAATTACAATTGCATTTTAATAGCGTTTTACATTATCAGTCAGACGAATTGAACAGCATCAACCTGAACCTAGATAAATTTCAAGGCAAGATGAAAGTTCACCCATTAAAATTTGAAAACTTCAATGGTACTTTTCAATATGAAGACGATCATCTAATAGTGAACAACTTTAAAGGCAAAATAGGTCGCACTAATTTTGAAATTGGGCTCAATTATTACCTTGGAGAAGATCAAAGTATTAAGAAAAGAGATAATTCATTTAGCATAAAGTCTCCATTTATTGATTTTGATGCACTTTCAAATTACAATCTAAAAACAGACGTGCCTTCCAAGGTAAATACATCTCTAACAAGTAAAACGGCCGTGTCTGCACATGAGGAAGCTTTCAATATTTATGAAATTCCATTTACTGATATGCAATTCAATGTTGATGTAGGACATTTTATTTATCATAGACTTGATTTGAAAAATATGAAAGGTCAGTTGCGTACAACTCCAGATCATTTCATCTACGTAGATACGTTGAGCATGAATACCGCAGGCGGAGAAATAGCTTTGAACGGATTCTTAAATGGTAGCGATCCTAAAAATATTTTCTTAGAGCCTAACTTACAACTAACAGACGTAGACTTGGATCAACTATTATTCAAATTTGAAAACTTTGGACAAGATGTTATTCTATCAGAAAATTTACATGGGAAATTAACTGCTGCTATTACTGGTAAAATACGTGTTTATCCAGATATGACTGCAGATATTGATGAGTCAGAAGTTCACTTAGATGCTCAAGTTTTAAAAGGACGTTTAGAAAACTACGCGCCAGTATTAATGCTTTCAGATTACTTTGGTGATAAAGATTTAACTAAAGTCCGGTTTGACACGCTTCAAAATCATATGGATATTACCAATGGAAAATTATCGATTCCTAAAATGACTATTGAGTCTACTTTGGGTCATATGGAGATTTCTGGTTCACAAGATGTTGATGGTGAAATTGACTATTATTTACGCGTTCCTTGGCGAGTAGTTCTCAAAGCTACAAAAAACAGAATATTTGGAGCAAAAGAAAATGATCCTGATGTAGAAGATGAAATAATTAAAGTGAATACTAAAAAAAGAACCAGATACCTTAATTTGAATATCACTGGAACCCTTGAAGAATATGATATCAAATTGAAAAAAGATAAAACGAAATAAAATCATCATTCCTAAAGAAGTCAATCGCTACTTTGTAACGAGCTGTATGCACAAATGCAAAAAATCTCATGTCCATCCTTTTGCCTGAAACACTAGAAGAACTATTTTTTATAAAATAAAATGAATTCGCTTCAAAAAACATATCAAAATCTATCTGATGACGAGCTTCTTAA is drawn from Nonlabens dokdonensis DSW-6 and contains these coding sequences:
- a CDS encoding AsmA-like C-terminal region-containing protein, producing MTFKIIKRIVLWVFVVPIFIFITIIAVAYLKQDAIVQSQIKELNSNYDGKIIVGDSHLAPFANFPDIAVKIDSVKIYESKEDKAAVILDVADIYMGFNFWDIIASNYDIHSLIVEDGVFDLVLHEDGTTNLENALASSTKNTEEPPLNIHLQKIELKNLDIHQREEATNMDIETFIYWAKGGFKTSNGSIAAHVDSEFELNVIQDRDTTYFKHKHFEFHTDLIYNEKSGVLDFEPSGITMEHGDFEIQGSIDTKNDMSVDITLNGTKPNFDMFIAFAPTEIIPVLERYENEGNIYLNATIKGPTTKGRQPLIDARFGASEAYLENFTVNKRIDELGFSGYFTNGASRNFQTMEISLNDFSGKLDRGNFIGSIVVKNFEAPEIDMQLNADFDIPFLVGFLNLTDVKNTSGSVAMELKFHDIIDLDHPERVLSDLNQAYFAELKIENLTFDSNELPAPLKDLDAHLIMNGTEAQLDVFHITLGDSDLSLNGTVSDLPAIVHHSERPVKVSLGITSNVIDITELTSYSKADSLGIDERIENLKLDLSFNALANSFTESVNLPKGEFFIENFYADLKNYPHTLHDFKADILINDTDLSIVDFSGFIDTSDFHINGNVYDYASLMQEEINGDVDFDISLQSDLVKFENLFAYQGENYVPEDYRHEEIKKLQLHFNSVLHYQSDELNSINLNLDKFQGKMKVHPLKFENFNGTFQYEDDHLIVNNFKGKIGRTNFEIGLNYYLGEDQSIKKRDNSFSIKSPFIDFDALSNYNLKTDVPSKVNTSLTSKTAVSAHEEAFNIYEIPFTDMQFNVDVGHFIYHRLDLKNMKGQLRTTPDHFIYVDTLSMNTAGGEIALNGFLNGSDPKNIFLEPNLQLTDVDLDQLLFKFENFGQDVILSENLHGKLTAAITGKIRVYPDMTADIDESEVHLDAQVLKGRLENYAPVLMLSDYFGDKDLTKVRFDTLQNHMDITNGKLSIPKMTIESTLGHMEISGSQDVDGEIDYYLRVPWRVVLKATKNRIFGAKENDPDVEDEIIKVNTKKRTRYLNLNITGTLEEYDIKLKKDKTK